In one window of Balaenoptera musculus isolate JJ_BM4_2016_0621 chromosome 10, mBalMus1.pri.v3, whole genome shotgun sequence DNA:
- the L3MBTL2 gene encoding lethal(3)malignant brain tumor-like protein 2 isoform X2 — protein sequence MEKPRGVEETSEPMEEEEEDDDLELFGGYDSFRSYNSSVGSESSSYLEESSEAENEDREAGELPTSPLHLLSPGTPRSLDGSGSEPAVCEMCGIVGTREAFFSKTKRFCSVSCSRSYSSNSKKASILARLQGKPPTKKAKVLHKAAWSAKIGAFLHSQGTGQLADGTPTGQDALVLGFDWGKFLKDHSYKAAPVSCFKHVPLYDQWEDVMKGMKVEVLNSDAVLPSRVYWIASVIQAAGYRVLLRYEGFENDASHDFWCNLGTVDVHPIGWCAINSKILVPPRTIHAKFTDWKGYLMKRLVGSRTLPVDFHIKMVESMKYPFRQGMRLEVVDKSQVSRTRMAVVDTVIGGRLRLLYEDGDSDDDFWCHMWSPLIHPVGWSRRVGHGIKLSERRSDMAHHPTFRKIYCDAVPYLFKKVRAVYTEGGWFEEGMKLEAIDPLNLGNICVATICKVLLDGYLMICVDGGPSTDGSDWFCYHASSHAIFPATFCQKNDIELTPPKGYEAHTFNWETYLEKTKAKAAPSRLFNMDCPNHGFKVGMKLEAVDLMEPRLICVATVKRVVHRLLSIHFDGWDSEYDQWVDCESPDIYPVGWCELTGYQLQPPVATELLP from the exons GAGACTTCAGAACcaatggaggaggaagaggaagacgaTGATTTGGAGCTCTTTGGTGGCTACGACAGTTTCCGGAGTTATAACAGCAGTGTGGGCAGTGAGAGCAGCTCCTATCTCGAGGAGTCAAGTGAAGCAGAAAATGAGGATCGGGAAGCGGGGGAgctgcccacctcccccttgCATTTGCTTAGCCCTGGGACTCCCCGCTCCTTGGATGGCAGTGGTTCTGAGCCAG CTGTCTGTGAGATGTGTGGTATCGTGGGTACAAGGGAAGCCTTCTTCTCCAAGACCAAGAGATTCTGCAGCGTCTCCTGTTCTAGGAGCTACTCCTCCAACTCCAAGAAAGCCAGTATCTTGGCTAGATTACAG GGAAAACCACCTACCAAGAAGGCCAAAGTCCTGCACAAAGCTGCCTGGTCTGCCAAAATTGGAGCCTTCCTCCATTCCCAAGGGACAGGACAACTCGCAGATGGGACACCAACAGGGCAGGACG CGCTGGTCTTGGGTTTCGACTGGGGCAAGTTCCTGAAGGATCACAGTTACAAGGCTGCTCCTGTCAGCTGCTTTAAACAC GTCCCACTCTATGACCAGTGGGAGGATGTGATGAAGGGGATGAAGGTGGAGGTGCTCAACAGCGATGCTGTGCTCCCCAGCCGCGTGTACTGGATCGCCTCGGTCATCCAGGCGGCAG GGTACCGGGTGCTGCTCCGGTATGAAGGCTTCGAAAATGACGCCAGCCACGACTTCTGGTGCAACCTGGGGACTGTGGATGTCCACCCCATCGGCTGGTGTGCCATCAACAGCAAGATCCTGGTGCCCCCGCGGA CCATCCATGCCAAGTTCACCGATTGGAAGGGCTACCTCATGAAACGGTTGGTGGGCTCCAGGACGCTTCCCGTGGACTTCCATATCAAG ATGGTGGAGAGCATGAAGTACCCCTTTCGTCAGGGCATGCGGCTGGAGGTGGTGGACAAGTCCCAGGTGTCACGGACCCGCATGGCCGTGGTGGACACGGTAATCGGGGGTCGCCTGCGGCTCCTCTACGAGGATGGCGACAGCGATGATGACTTCTGGTGCCACATGTGGAGCCCCCTGATCCACCCAGTGGGTTGGTCCAGGCGTGTAGGCCATGGCATCAAGCTGTCAG AGAGGCGCAGCGACATGGCCCACCATCCCACTTTCCGGAAGATCTACTGTGATGCTGTTCCTTATCTGTTCAAGAAG GTTCGAGCTGTCTACACGGAAGGCGGTTGGTTTGAGGAAGGGATGAAACTGGAAGCCATTGACCCCCTGAATCTGGGCAACATCTGCGTGGCAACCATCTGCAAG GTCCTCCTGGATGGCTACCTGATGATCTGTGTGGACGGGGGGCCCTCCACAGATGGCTCAGACTGGTTCTGTTACCATGCCTCTTCCCACGCCATCTTCCCAGCCACCTTCTGCCAGAAGAATGACATTGAGCTCACACCCCCAAAAG GGTATGAGGCTCACACTTTCAACTGGGAGACCTACTTGGAGAAGACCAAGGCGAAAGCAGCTCCATCAAGACTCTTTAACATG gacTGCCCCAACCATGGTTTCAAGGTGGGCATGAAGCTGGAGGCCGTGGACCTCATGGAGCCCCGGCTCATCTGTGTGGCCACGGTGAAGCGGGTGGTGCACCGCCTCCTCAGCATCCACTTCGATGGCTGGGACAGCGAGTACGACCAGTGGGTGGACTGCGAGTCCCCGGACATCTACCCCGTCGGCTGGTGCGAGCTCACCGGCTACCAGCTGCAGCCGCCCGTCGCCACAG agctCCTTCCTTGA
- the L3MBTL2 gene encoding lethal(3)malignant brain tumor-like protein 2 isoform X1 produces MEKPRGVEETSEPMEEEEEDDDLELFGGYDSFRSYNSSVGSESSSYLEESSEAENEDREAGELPTSPLHLLSPGTPRSLDGSGSEPAVCEMCGIVGTREAFFSKTKRFCSVSCSRSYSSNSKKASILARLQGKPPTKKAKVLHKAAWSAKIGAFLHSQGTGQLADGTPTGQDALVLGFDWGKFLKDHSYKAAPVSCFKHVPLYDQWEDVMKGMKVEVLNSDAVLPSRVYWIASVIQAAGYRVLLRYEGFENDASHDFWCNLGTVDVHPIGWCAINSKILVPPRTIHAKFTDWKGYLMKRLVGSRTLPVDFHIKMVESMKYPFRQGMRLEVVDKSQVSRTRMAVVDTVIGGRLRLLYEDGDSDDDFWCHMWSPLIHPVGWSRRVGHGIKLSERRSDMAHHPTFRKIYCDAVPYLFKKVRAVYTEGGWFEEGMKLEAIDPLNLGNICVATICKVLLDGYLMICVDGGPSTDGSDWFCYHASSHAIFPATFCQKNDIELTPPKGYEAHTFNWETYLEKTKAKAAPSRLFNMDCPNHGFKVGMKLEAVDLMEPRLICVATVKRVVHRLLSIHFDGWDSEYDQWVDCESPDIYPVGWCELTGYQLQPPVATEPTTPLKAKEATKKKKKQFGKKRKRIPPTKTRPLRQGSKKPLLEDDLQAAEKISSEPVPDEIITVRVKEEHLDVATPDKAASPELPVPIENIKQETDD; encoded by the exons GAGACTTCAGAACcaatggaggaggaagaggaagacgaTGATTTGGAGCTCTTTGGTGGCTACGACAGTTTCCGGAGTTATAACAGCAGTGTGGGCAGTGAGAGCAGCTCCTATCTCGAGGAGTCAAGTGAAGCAGAAAATGAGGATCGGGAAGCGGGGGAgctgcccacctcccccttgCATTTGCTTAGCCCTGGGACTCCCCGCTCCTTGGATGGCAGTGGTTCTGAGCCAG CTGTCTGTGAGATGTGTGGTATCGTGGGTACAAGGGAAGCCTTCTTCTCCAAGACCAAGAGATTCTGCAGCGTCTCCTGTTCTAGGAGCTACTCCTCCAACTCCAAGAAAGCCAGTATCTTGGCTAGATTACAG GGAAAACCACCTACCAAGAAGGCCAAAGTCCTGCACAAAGCTGCCTGGTCTGCCAAAATTGGAGCCTTCCTCCATTCCCAAGGGACAGGACAACTCGCAGATGGGACACCAACAGGGCAGGACG CGCTGGTCTTGGGTTTCGACTGGGGCAAGTTCCTGAAGGATCACAGTTACAAGGCTGCTCCTGTCAGCTGCTTTAAACAC GTCCCACTCTATGACCAGTGGGAGGATGTGATGAAGGGGATGAAGGTGGAGGTGCTCAACAGCGATGCTGTGCTCCCCAGCCGCGTGTACTGGATCGCCTCGGTCATCCAGGCGGCAG GGTACCGGGTGCTGCTCCGGTATGAAGGCTTCGAAAATGACGCCAGCCACGACTTCTGGTGCAACCTGGGGACTGTGGATGTCCACCCCATCGGCTGGTGTGCCATCAACAGCAAGATCCTGGTGCCCCCGCGGA CCATCCATGCCAAGTTCACCGATTGGAAGGGCTACCTCATGAAACGGTTGGTGGGCTCCAGGACGCTTCCCGTGGACTTCCATATCAAG ATGGTGGAGAGCATGAAGTACCCCTTTCGTCAGGGCATGCGGCTGGAGGTGGTGGACAAGTCCCAGGTGTCACGGACCCGCATGGCCGTGGTGGACACGGTAATCGGGGGTCGCCTGCGGCTCCTCTACGAGGATGGCGACAGCGATGATGACTTCTGGTGCCACATGTGGAGCCCCCTGATCCACCCAGTGGGTTGGTCCAGGCGTGTAGGCCATGGCATCAAGCTGTCAG AGAGGCGCAGCGACATGGCCCACCATCCCACTTTCCGGAAGATCTACTGTGATGCTGTTCCTTATCTGTTCAAGAAG GTTCGAGCTGTCTACACGGAAGGCGGTTGGTTTGAGGAAGGGATGAAACTGGAAGCCATTGACCCCCTGAATCTGGGCAACATCTGCGTGGCAACCATCTGCAAG GTCCTCCTGGATGGCTACCTGATGATCTGTGTGGACGGGGGGCCCTCCACAGATGGCTCAGACTGGTTCTGTTACCATGCCTCTTCCCACGCCATCTTCCCAGCCACCTTCTGCCAGAAGAATGACATTGAGCTCACACCCCCAAAAG GGTATGAGGCTCACACTTTCAACTGGGAGACCTACTTGGAGAAGACCAAGGCGAAAGCAGCTCCATCAAGACTCTTTAACATG gacTGCCCCAACCATGGTTTCAAGGTGGGCATGAAGCTGGAGGCCGTGGACCTCATGGAGCCCCGGCTCATCTGTGTGGCCACGGTGAAGCGGGTGGTGCACCGCCTCCTCAGCATCCACTTCGATGGCTGGGACAGCGAGTACGACCAGTGGGTGGACTGCGAGTCCCCGGACATCTACCCCGTCGGCTGGTGCGAGCTCACCGGCTACCAGCTGCAGCCGCCCGTCGCCACAG AGCCCACCACGCCTCTGAAAGCCAAAGAggccacaaagaagaaaaagaaacagtttgGGAAGAAAA gaaaaagaataccACCAACCAAGACCCGGCCCCTCAGACAGGGGTCCAAGAAGCCCCTGCTGGAGGACGACCTGCAGGCGGCAGAGAAGATCTCGTCGGAGCCCGTTCCTGATGAGA tcATTACCGTGCGGGTAAAGGAAGAGCATCTCGACGTGGCTACGCCTGACAAGGCCGCGAGTCCAGAGCTGCCCGTTCCCATCGAGAACATCAAACAGGAGACAGACGACTGA